A single Pedobacter sp. PACM 27299 DNA region contains:
- a CDS encoding DUF1599 domain-containing protein has translation MATNTSKEFDSVIAVCKSLFIKKTKDYGTAWRILRPSSITDQIFIKAQRIRTLEDKKVAMVDEGVIPEYIGIINYCVMGMLQLELTENDPYDLDPDHVEQLYDEKVTLTKDLMFAKNHDYGEAWRDMRVSSLTDLILMKILRVKQIEDNAGKTLASEGIDANYQDMLNYSVFALIKLGLR, from the coding sequence TTGGCAACAAACACCTCAAAAGAATTCGATTCAGTAATTGCGGTTTGTAAATCGCTTTTTATAAAGAAAACAAAGGACTATGGAACGGCATGGCGCATACTTAGGCCGTCCTCCATTACCGATCAGATTTTCATCAAGGCACAGCGCATCCGTACCCTGGAAGATAAAAAAGTTGCTATGGTAGATGAAGGCGTTATTCCCGAATATATAGGCATCATCAATTATTGCGTGATGGGGATGCTGCAGCTGGAACTGACCGAAAATGATCCTTATGATTTGGATCCTGATCATGTAGAACAGCTTTATGACGAGAAAGTAACCCTCACCAAAGACCTGATGTTCGCTAAGAACCATGATTATGGAGAAGCTTGGAGGGATATGCGTGTGAGTTCTTTAACAGACCTCATCCTAATGAAAATTTTAAGAGTAAAACAAATAGAAGATAATGCCGGTAAAACATTAGCCTCAGAAGGGATCGATGCCAATTATCAGGACATGCTCAACTATTCTGTTTTTGCATTAATTAAACTTGGCCTGAGATAA
- a CDS encoding BT_3928 family protein has protein sequence MKKIALNFARIFVGVLFIFSGLIKANDPLGFGYKLQEYFEVFHLPFLSGIATGIAILLCVMEIVLGALLLFGFWAKKVTAGLLVVIIFFTFLTFVSAFFKVVTSCGCFGDAIPLTPWQSFSKDLVLLVLIIYLFLYKDLIRPITNNRSWQSASLAIVLCASLLFSQYTYSRLPILDFLPYKVGASIPELMAIPPGAQPDEFLIMYNLSNKKTKEKKVMSDKDYLKTEIWKDENWEIVGTPEKKLIKKGYEPKIKDLLISDASGTDYTKELIENPYYNLVYVAYNLNDTDEEAIAKLNALALNAAEQFNIRTVLLTSNSAQDALAFSKKMKLFTEVFYADAVPLKSMVRANPGVLLLKNGVIVNKWHYNAVPSFEVLSEKYFSK, from the coding sequence ATGAAGAAAATTGCCCTAAATTTTGCCAGAATATTTGTTGGCGTCCTGTTTATATTCTCAGGACTGATCAAAGCGAATGACCCATTGGGCTTCGGTTATAAATTACAGGAATATTTTGAGGTCTTTCACCTGCCTTTTTTAAGTGGGATTGCTACCGGAATTGCCATCTTACTTTGTGTGATGGAAATCGTGCTTGGGGCATTACTGCTTTTCGGCTTCTGGGCTAAAAAGGTGACGGCGGGCTTATTGGTGGTGATCATCTTTTTTACTTTCCTAACTTTCGTTTCCGCATTTTTCAAAGTAGTAACCTCTTGCGGTTGTTTTGGAGACGCCATTCCTTTAACGCCATGGCAGTCTTTCTCTAAAGATTTAGTGCTGCTGGTGTTGATCATTTACCTTTTCCTATATAAGGATTTAATCCGCCCAATTACCAACAACCGGAGTTGGCAAAGCGCTTCTTTGGCTATTGTGTTGTGTGCTTCGCTGTTGTTCAGCCAGTATACTTATAGCAGATTGCCGATTTTGGACTTCCTGCCTTATAAGGTAGGGGCGAGTATTCCTGAATTGATGGCTATCCCTCCTGGAGCTCAGCCTGATGAGTTTCTGATCATGTATAACTTGAGCAATAAGAAAACAAAAGAGAAGAAGGTGATGAGCGACAAGGATTACCTGAAAACGGAAATCTGGAAAGATGAAAACTGGGAAATTGTAGGTACGCCTGAAAAGAAACTGATCAAAAAAGGATATGAGCCGAAAATTAAAGATTTGCTGATCAGTGATGCCTCGGGTACAGATTATACGAAAGAACTGATTGAAAATCCTTACTATAACCTAGTATACGTAGCCTATAACTTGAACGATACAGATGAAGAAGCAATCGCTAAATTAAACGCATTGGCGTTAAATGCTGCGGAACAATTTAACATCAGGACGGTACTGCTGACTTCCAATTCTGCACAGGATGCCCTTGCTTTCAGTAAAAAAATGAAACTGTTTACAGAAGTATTTTATGCGGATGCTGTTCCTTTGAAAAGTATGGTAAGGGCGAATCCAGGTGTATTACTGCTTAAAAACGGAGTTATTGTCAATAAATGGCATTACAATGCAGTGCCTTCTTTTGAAGTGCTTTCAGAAAAATATTTTAGTAAATAA
- a CDS encoding ABC transporter permease, whose translation MFAYALKKSFYGLAVMLGVLSVVFLLFNVLPGDPARMTMGQRSDVQSLEAVRKEFGLDKSRPVQFFLYLNDLSPISIHEDNAENHSKYHYVKLLHIGNEVLVLKWPYLRRSYQTKREVTMILKETVPNTFVLALSAMIFATVIGVLLGVVSAVHKDTWIDKAANSFAILGISAPSFFAGIIIAWLFGFVWSDYTGLNMSGSLYSYDPFKGEIMTWKNLLLPMLTLGLRPLAIIVQLTRSAMLDVLAQDYIRTAKAKGLSRHAIIYKHALKNALNPVITAISGWFAGLLAGSFFVEYIFGYNGLGRTTVTALEMSDFPVVMGSILFIAFIFVVINILVDLLYAAVDPRVKLAE comes from the coding sequence ATGTTTGCTTATGCCCTCAAGAAGTCTTTCTATGGACTGGCGGTAATGCTGGGGGTGCTGAGCGTGGTCTTTTTATTGTTTAATGTATTACCGGGCGATCCAGCCAGAATGACGATGGGGCAACGCTCCGACGTGCAGTCGCTGGAGGCTGTCCGAAAAGAATTTGGCCTGGATAAATCCAGGCCAGTTCAGTTTTTTCTATACCTCAACGATCTTTCTCCTATTAGTATTCATGAAGACAATGCCGAGAACCACAGCAAATATCACTATGTGAAATTGCTGCACATTGGGAACGAAGTACTGGTTTTAAAGTGGCCTTACCTCCGTAGGTCTTACCAGACTAAACGTGAGGTTACCATGATCTTAAAAGAAACAGTTCCCAATACTTTTGTACTGGCCTTATCGGCAATGATTTTTGCCACTGTAATTGGGGTACTTCTAGGTGTCGTTTCTGCCGTACATAAGGATACCTGGATTGATAAAGCGGCAAATTCATTTGCCATTCTGGGGATTTCTGCTCCTTCTTTTTTTGCAGGAATTATCATCGCCTGGTTGTTTGGCTTCGTCTGGAGCGATTATACCGGCCTGAATATGTCGGGCAGTCTATATAGTTATGATCCTTTTAAAGGGGAAATAATGACCTGGAAAAACCTTTTGCTGCCCATGCTGACGCTAGGCTTGAGGCCATTGGCCATCATCGTACAGCTCACCAGAAGTGCGATGCTTGATGTGCTCGCTCAGGACTATATCAGAACTGCGAAGGCTAAAGGTTTGAGCAGGCATGCGATCATTTACAAACACGCCTTAAAAAATGCTTTAAATCCTGTCATTACTGCGATTTCCGGTTGGTTTGCAGGATTACTGGCAGGTTCTTTTTTTGTAGAATATATTTTTGGATACAATGGCTTAGGGAGGACCACCGTTACTGCGCTGGAAATGTCAGATTTTCCGGTAGTGATGGGCTCAATTCTTTTTATTGCCTTTATATTTGTGGTGATCAACATTCTGGTAGACTTATTATATGCCGCTGTTGACCCCAGAGTTAAACTTGCTGAATAA
- a CDS encoding shikimate kinase, with amino-acid sequence MKIFLIGFMGCGKSTLGRKLATKLGYDFIDLDHQIEKLVGMSIGAYFAANGESAFRIFESKTLKEFNYPDNCVVATGGGAPCYFDNMQWINDNGLSVYIEMPPAALAKRLESGKDKRPLLKDMNEEELIAFIASKLEERNPFYQQASQVVNGISLTPDALRVLVLSDV; translated from the coding sequence ATGAAGATATTTCTGATAGGATTTATGGGTTGTGGTAAAAGTACGCTGGGTAGAAAACTGGCGACTAAGCTAGGGTATGATTTTATTGATCTGGACCATCAGATTGAAAAACTCGTAGGGATGTCTATTGGTGCTTATTTTGCGGCCAATGGGGAATCTGCCTTCAGGATCTTTGAAAGTAAAACACTAAAAGAGTTTAATTACCCAGACAACTGTGTAGTGGCCACAGGTGGGGGAGCACCTTGCTATTTTGACAATATGCAATGGATCAATGACAATGGGTTATCCGTTTATATAGAAATGCCCCCTGCGGCATTAGCGAAAAGATTGGAAAGTGGAAAAGATAAACGCCCTTTACTAAAAGACATGAATGAAGAAGAATTAATTGCTTTCATTGCCAGTAAACTGGAAGAACGTAATCCTTTCTACCAGCAAGCAAGTCAGGTTGTAAATGGCATCAGCCTTACGCCCGATGCTTTAAGAGTATTGGTGCTATCGGACGTTTAA
- a CDS encoding acyl-CoA thioesterase yields the protein MNFHTRKWVKPEDLNPNGTLFGGSLLRWIDEEAAIYAIVQLSNPRVVTKYISEINFVSSAKQGDIIEMGITATDFGNTSLTMRCEVRNKITRKSILTIDKMVFVNVDEDGNPAPHGRTHIKFIEEQFEKEDL from the coding sequence ATGAATTTTCACACTAGAAAATGGGTAAAACCAGAAGATCTAAATCCTAACGGGACTTTGTTTGGCGGTAGCTTGCTCCGCTGGATCGATGAAGAAGCGGCGATTTATGCAATTGTACAGCTCAGCAATCCAAGGGTAGTCACTAAATATATCTCAGAAATCAATTTTGTCAGCTCAGCAAAACAGGGCGACATTATAGAAATGGGCATCACTGCAACCGATTTCGGAAATACCTCTTTAACGATGCGCTGCGAAGTTAGAAACAAGATCACCAGGAAAAGTATTCTGACCATTGATAAAATGGTATTTGTGAATGTAGATGAAGATGGTAATCCTGCGCCGCATGGCAGAACCCACATCAAATTTATCGAAGAACAATTTGAGAAAGAAGACCTTTAG
- a CDS encoding DoxX family protein — protein sequence MTVIQRIEHWGDLHHAKWLDAVRIVLGLLIFGKGIAIVSNTAALQDLLLQNNVFSFSGMMASVAVHVIGFVHLVGGLLIVLGLLTRFAVVIQIPILVCAILFVNLSRGFSFLNSELWLSIIVLMLLVLFWVVGSGPYSVDYQMKKKTRS from the coding sequence ATGACTGTTATTCAAAGGATTGAACACTGGGGAGACCTGCACCATGCCAAATGGCTGGATGCGGTACGGATTGTTTTAGGTTTACTTATTTTTGGTAAGGGTATCGCGATTGTGAGCAACACAGCGGCCTTACAGGATTTACTGCTGCAAAATAATGTGTTTAGTTTTTCAGGGATGATGGCAAGCGTAGCAGTTCATGTAATTGGATTTGTCCATCTGGTAGGTGGTTTACTGATTGTACTTGGTCTGCTGACGAGGTTTGCCGTAGTGATCCAGATTCCAATTCTGGTATGTGCAATACTATTTGTTAACTTATCCAGAGGATTTTCATTCCTAAATTCAGAATTATGGCTTTCCATCATTGTACTGATGCTGCTGGTCCTATTCTGGGTGGTAGGTTCAGGTCCTTACTCCGTAGACTACCAAATGAAGAAAAAGACGAGGTCGTAA